One window from the genome of Thermoanaerobacterales bacterium encodes:
- a CDS encoding isochorismatase family protein, whose product MDWDKLLEGTNLSGYKTGGHGRRTGFGRKPAIIVVDIINLYASKRFALGHGDNTQAVIDANATLIEAARKKGVPVFYCKVGLRSTPAEKGIWGEKVGGAKDITPEADEVVAELAPREGDVIITKNKASGFFGTNLAAMLHYLGVDTIIVTGLTTSGCVRATVVDGFSYNFRVVVPVECVGDRMDLVHKVSLFDMDMKYADVVGLQEVLDYFEGLTAQPGYMFT is encoded by the coding sequence ATGGACTGGGATAAATTGTTGGAAGGCACGAACCTGAGCGGTTACAAGACCGGCGGCCATGGGCGAAGGACCGGTTTCGGCCGCAAGCCGGCGATTATCGTCGTCGACATCATTAACCTCTATGCCAGCAAGCGCTTCGCCCTGGGGCACGGGGACAACACCCAGGCGGTCATCGACGCCAACGCGACCCTCATTGAGGCCGCGCGCAAGAAGGGCGTGCCGGTCTTCTACTGCAAGGTCGGCCTGCGGTCCACCCCGGCGGAGAAGGGCATCTGGGGCGAGAAGGTCGGCGGGGCGAAGGACATCACCCCCGAGGCCGACGAGGTCGTCGCCGAGCTGGCTCCCCGGGAGGGCGACGTCATCATTACCAAGAACAAGGCCAGCGGCTTTTTCGGGACAAACCTGGCGGCGATGCTTCATTACCTCGGGGTCGACACCATCATCGTCACCGGCCTGACGACCAGCGGCTGTGTCCGGGCGACCGTCGTCGACGGCTTTTCCTACAACTTCCGGGTCGTCGTCCCCGTGGAATGCGTGGGGGATCGCATGGACCTGGTGCACAAGGTCAGCTTGTTCGACATGGACATGAAGTACGCCGACGTCGTGGGACTGCAGGAGGTCCTCGACTACTTCGAGGGCCTGACCGCCCAGCCGGGCTACATGTTCACGTAA
- a CDS encoding Xaa-Pro peptidase family protein, whose protein sequence is MTSFLGLLEPSRPLVDWAKLMGLRRERARRIMAEEGLDAILTNAVDNVIYLTGWPRHRTSVYPGSYGVLFIKDREPVIFASEGDSGAVLKDRAYADIRVLPPYQKPWPTLFGQVFEEYKLGGAVVGLDTKMSTSLHNNIVKAFPSMRFADATAALNRMRMVKNAEEIKAYEHTVSLVEAGMNTAIRMAKESWGRYTEVEITAQAQYEMLRRGCNTTDLWCTSGQRAAPVRRYATDKPVRGGELVVIDGPGSFNGFRSEFARTVWTGGRPDPEVKLIYRTVYKALEAARTIMRPGTRTSALEEACLGVVREAGLEKYYGGYPYTGHGIGIRQEPPYITARFPELDAVLEEGMIINLEPGIWKEGVGGVRIEDTFLITGDGYRVLSRAPYEEDLLD, encoded by the coding sequence GTGACTTCGTTTCTTGGTCTGTTGGAACCATCACGGCCGCTCGTGGACTGGGCGAAGCTGATGGGGCTGCGCCGGGAGCGGGCGCGGCGGATCATGGCCGAAGAGGGCCTGGACGCCATTCTGACCAACGCCGTGGACAACGTCATCTACCTTACCGGCTGGCCGCGGCACCGGACCAGCGTCTACCCCGGTTCTTACGGCGTGCTGTTCATCAAGGACAGGGAACCCGTGATCTTTGCCTCCGAGGGGGACTCGGGGGCCGTGCTGAAGGACCGGGCCTACGCCGATATCCGGGTGCTCCCGCCTTACCAGAAACCCTGGCCGACCCTCTTCGGGCAGGTCTTCGAGGAGTACAAGCTCGGCGGGGCCGTCGTCGGCCTGGACACGAAGATGAGCACCTCGCTCCACAACAATATCGTCAAAGCCTTCCCGTCGATGCGCTTCGCCGACGCCACCGCGGCGCTTAACCGCATGCGGATGGTGAAGAACGCGGAGGAGATTAAGGCCTACGAACACACGGTCAGCCTGGTGGAGGCCGGAATGAACACGGCCATCCGGATGGCCAAAGAAAGCTGGGGCCGTTACACCGAGGTCGAGATCACGGCTCAAGCGCAGTACGAGATGCTGCGCCGCGGCTGCAACACCACCGACCTCTGGTGCACCTCCGGCCAACGCGCGGCTCCCGTACGGCGCTATGCCACGGACAAACCGGTCCGCGGCGGGGAACTGGTGGTCATCGACGGGCCCGGCTCGTTCAACGGCTTCCGCTCCGAGTTCGCCCGCACCGTCTGGACCGGCGGCCGCCCGGATCCGGAGGTTAAGCTCATTTACCGCACGGTTTACAAGGCCCTCGAGGCGGCCCGGACGATTATGAGGCCCGGGACCAGGACGTCGGCCCTGGAGGAGGCCTGCCTGGGCGTGGTGCGGGAGGCCGGCCTGGAGAAGTATTACGGCGGCTACCCCTACACCGGCCACGGCATCGGCATCCGGCAGGAGCCGCCGTACATCACCGCCCGCTTCCCTGAGCTTGATGCCGTCCTTGAGGAAGGGATGATCATCAACCTTGAGCCCGGCATCTGGAAGGAAGGGGTCGGCGGGGTACGGATCGAGGATACCTTCCTGATCACCGGAGACGGGTACCGCGTATTGAGCAGGGCGCCCTATGAGGAGGACCTGCTGGACTAA
- a CDS encoding MmgE/PrpD family protein, whose protein sequence is MSEAVNRCRVLAEFIAGLKYADIPAEVIEKEKGHLLDGLGNGLYGAVSPMGEMVVRYLQRFPTPGESVVWGTPYKVNCMQAAFANGSFANVAELEDAHHRTKFKPNTVLVQAAVAAAERLGAGGRTLLTALVAANEICIRIAEATHVGKEGYARGWISTSSIGTFGAAAVTAKMLGLTAEQTAEALSLAGSQPSGIWSGGLSMSKRVLIGRAAENGIAAAFMAAEGITGGDLIFDGNWGNIGHIISDVYEPELITRDLGKHWKTLEIGLKCYPTKGGAHSAIDALLDILRREPVNAEDVEGILVRTTTGVAGNKALHHFPPTNYFEAQNSVPFILAVTVFDRACGLDQFSEEKYRDPRILELGRKVRMVPEPEADRMPPTAKTAFVDVTLKDGRVLTSRVDYCSGEPQNPLSKERLEEKFRNVARFALDEPAMAAVIKAVDDLDKLADVRELTKLLQVAG, encoded by the coding sequence GTGAGCGAAGCTGTCAACCGCTGTCGCGTGCTGGCGGAATTCATCGCCGGCCTGAAATACGCAGACATTCCCGCGGAAGTCATTGAGAAGGAGAAGGGCCACCTCCTGGACGGCCTGGGCAACGGGCTTTACGGCGCCGTTTCCCCGATGGGGGAAATGGTCGTCCGTTACCTGCAGCGGTTCCCCACGCCGGGCGAGTCCGTGGTCTGGGGCACCCCGTACAAGGTCAACTGCATGCAGGCGGCCTTCGCCAACGGGTCGTTCGCCAACGTCGCCGAACTGGAGGACGCACACCACCGCACGAAGTTCAAGCCCAACACTGTCCTCGTGCAGGCGGCCGTCGCCGCGGCCGAGCGGTTGGGCGCGGGCGGCCGGACCCTCCTGACCGCCCTGGTGGCGGCGAACGAGATCTGCATCCGTATCGCCGAGGCGACGCACGTGGGCAAGGAGGGTTACGCCCGGGGCTGGATCTCCACCAGTTCGATCGGCACCTTCGGCGCGGCGGCCGTGACGGCGAAGATGCTCGGCCTGACGGCGGAGCAAACCGCGGAGGCACTCTCCCTGGCCGGGAGCCAGCCGAGCGGCATCTGGTCCGGCGGGCTTTCCATGAGCAAGCGCGTGCTCATCGGGAGAGCGGCGGAGAACGGCATCGCCGCGGCGTTTATGGCGGCCGAGGGGATCACCGGCGGCGACCTGATCTTCGACGGGAACTGGGGCAACATCGGCCACATCATTTCGGACGTGTATGAACCGGAACTGATCACCAGGGACCTCGGGAAGCACTGGAAGACCCTGGAGATCGGCCTCAAGTGCTACCCGACGAAGGGCGGCGCCCACTCGGCCATCGACGCGCTCCTGGACATCCTGCGGCGCGAGCCGGTCAACGCGGAAGACGTGGAAGGCATCCTCGTCCGCACCACGACCGGCGTCGCCGGCAACAAGGCCCTGCACCACTTCCCGCCGACGAACTACTTCGAGGCGCAGAACAGCGTCCCGTTCATCCTGGCGGTGACGGTCTTCGACCGCGCCTGCGGCCTGGACCAGTTCAGCGAGGAGAAGTACCGGGACCCCAGGATCCTGGAGCTGGGCAGGAAGGTCCGGATGGTCCCCGAGCCCGAAGCGGACCGGATGCCGCCGACCGCCAAGACGGCCTTCGTGGACGTGACCCTGAAGGACGGGCGCGTCCTGACCAGCCGTGTCGACTACTGCAGCGGCGAGCCCCAGAACCCGCTCAGCAAGGAGCGCCTGGAGGAGAAATTCCGCAACGTGGCGCGGTTCGCGCTCGATGAGCCGGCGATGGCCGCCGTGATCAAGGCGGTCGACGACCTGGACAAGCTCGCCGACGTACGCGAGTTGACGAAACTGCTTCAGGTCGCCGGGTAG
- a CDS encoding DUF3870 domain-containing protein, with the protein MGTRTGKTILVSGNAQLPRATTAYETVRMVTAVLEIDWESEEIVNADFSLYSKVSVEFLRKLTVGYCLKQGIEPLTETVQERFQAFSQGAVIRALQAAYERYRASRVKTLTQQVGTRAT; encoded by the coding sequence GTGGGTACCCGGACGGGAAAAACCATCCTGGTGTCGGGCAATGCCCAGTTGCCCCGGGCGACGACGGCCTATGAAACGGTGCGCATGGTCACCGCCGTGCTGGAAATTGACTGGGAGAGCGAGGAGATCGTTAACGCCGATTTCTCTTTGTACTCGAAGGTCTCCGTGGAGTTCCTCCGTAAGCTGACGGTGGGGTATTGTCTGAAACAGGGCATCGAGCCTTTGACGGAGACCGTGCAAGAGAGGTTCCAGGCCTTCTCCCAGGGGGCGGTGATCAGGGCCCTGCAGGCGGCCTACGAGCGTTACCGCGCCTCCCGGGTCAAGACGCTGACGCAGCAGGTTGGAACCCGGGCCACATGA
- a CDS encoding LysR family transcriptional regulator, producing MRNLDYLRAFIAVVDEGSFKEAAQRLHVAPATVSFRVQSLEKELDATLLIRKGHAFELTPEGRHTYERGKDLLLLEGQIRDYIDNRRQRGCGRVLVGSGRTTGSYLMPGIIADFNRKRPDIQIELQIASSRETIRKLLENRIDIAVLGAFFAHEDLEIVSFLSYELLLVVSPRHPLAARGTVAVSEVLEHPMVMREKGSLTRQLFEKGLRSLPGHPGEPKVAIELNNTEAVKGAVRNGLGLAFVFPWAVENEVAAGNLVRVPVRDFNVKREVFIAYNRRWGLHRAAQAFWRFLESRSRRRR from the coding sequence GTGCGTAATCTTGATTACCTGCGGGCGTTCATCGCCGTCGTCGACGAGGGCAGCTTCAAAGAGGCGGCGCAGCGGCTGCACGTGGCACCGGCGACTGTCAGCTTCCGCGTCCAGTCACTGGAAAAGGAACTCGACGCGACACTGCTGATCCGCAAGGGGCATGCCTTTGAACTGACCCCGGAGGGGCGCCATACCTACGAACGGGGCAAGGACCTGCTGCTCCTGGAAGGACAGATCCGTGACTATATTGACAACCGGCGGCAGCGGGGATGCGGCCGGGTCCTGGTGGGAAGCGGCCGCACGACGGGGAGCTACCTGATGCCCGGCATTATCGCCGATTTCAACCGCAAACGGCCGGATATTCAGATTGAACTCCAGATCGCCAGTTCGCGGGAGACGATCCGCAAGCTTCTAGAGAACCGTATTGATATCGCCGTTTTAGGGGCGTTTTTCGCCCACGAGGATCTTGAAATCGTCAGTTTCCTGAGCTACGAGCTGTTGCTGGTGGTCTCCCCCCGGCACCCCCTTGCCGCCCGCGGGACGGTGGCCGTTTCCGAGGTCCTGGAGCACCCTATGGTAATGAGGGAGAAGGGTTCCCTAACACGCCAGCTCTTTGAGAAGGGGTTGCGGTCTCTTCCGGGCCACCCCGGAGAGCCGAAGGTGGCCATAGAACTCAACAATACCGAGGCGGTAAAAGGGGCCGTGCGGAACGGGTTGGGCCTCGCGTTCGTCTTCCCCTGGGCCGTAGAGAACGAGGTGGCGGCGGGGAACCTGGTCCGCGTCCCGGTTCGGGACTTCAATGTGAAGCGCGAGGTCTTCATCGCCTATAACCGCCGCTGGGGTTTGCACCGGGCGGCGCAGGCTTTCTGGCGTTTCCTGGAATCACGGTCGCGTCGCCGACGATAG
- a CDS encoding aconitate hydratase yields MAQNVTQKILSSHIVSGELAPGQEIGIRCDQTLTQDATGTMVYLQFEAIGVPRVKTGLSVSYIDHNTLQAGFENADDHRFLASVAAKYGIRLSRPGNGICHQVHLERFAVPGQVVLGSDSHTPTAGGLGMLGIGAGGLDVAVALAGAPYYLKAPKVVGVRLVGRLRPWVAAKDVILEVLRRLRVKGGVGKVFEYFGDGVATLSVPERATITNMGAELGATSSVFPSDEQTRAFLAAQGREADWIPLAADPGAVYDETVVVNLDELVPLVAKPHSPDNVVPVAEAAGTPVQQVVIGSCTNSSYKDMATVAAILKGRRIAPTVSLVVAPGSRQVLKQMIAAGVLETLVDAGARILEVACGPCNGIGQAPASGAVSVRTVNRNYRGRSGTLDAQVYLASPEVAAAAALTGVLTDPRDLGPYPAVDLPAAVLVDDSMILLPPADGSAVEIVRGPNIKPFPATAPLPEDLSGRVMIKLGDNISTDDIMPAGAHLLSLRSNIPAMARYIFSRVDPEFDRRLEQQPGPWFVLAGENYGQGSSREHAVMAPLSRGLKGVIAKSFARIHRNNLINFGILPLALADPEDYTRISEGDELELKGSRSALSSDGPVVLVNRTKGLEIEARCELSPRERAILLAGGLLNYVREQDN; encoded by the coding sequence TTGGCACAGAACGTAACGCAAAAGATCCTTTCGTCCCACATCGTCAGCGGGGAGTTGGCCCCGGGACAGGAGATCGGCATCCGTTGTGACCAGACCCTTACCCAGGACGCCACCGGGACGATGGTCTATCTCCAATTCGAGGCCATCGGCGTACCCAGGGTGAAGACGGGGCTATCCGTGAGCTATATTGACCACAACACCCTGCAGGCGGGCTTTGAGAACGCCGATGACCATCGCTTCCTGGCCAGTGTGGCCGCCAAGTACGGCATCCGCCTTTCGCGGCCCGGGAACGGCATCTGCCACCAGGTTCACCTTGAACGCTTCGCCGTGCCGGGGCAGGTCGTACTGGGTTCGGACAGCCATACCCCCACCGCCGGGGGGCTGGGGATGCTGGGGATCGGCGCCGGGGGGCTGGACGTGGCGGTGGCCTTAGCCGGCGCCCCTTATTACCTCAAGGCACCGAAGGTGGTCGGCGTACGGCTTGTCGGCCGGCTCCGGCCCTGGGTCGCGGCCAAGGACGTCATCCTGGAGGTGTTGCGCCGCCTGCGGGTCAAGGGAGGCGTGGGCAAGGTTTTCGAGTATTTCGGGGACGGCGTGGCCACGCTCTCGGTGCCGGAGCGGGCGACGATCACCAACATGGGCGCCGAACTCGGGGCGACCAGTTCGGTATTCCCCAGCGACGAGCAGACCCGAGCCTTCCTGGCCGCCCAGGGGCGGGAGGCGGACTGGATCCCGCTGGCGGCCGACCCGGGAGCCGTTTACGATGAAACCGTCGTCGTCAACCTCGACGAACTCGTGCCCCTAGTGGCTAAGCCCCACAGCCCGGACAATGTCGTCCCGGTGGCCGAAGCGGCGGGGACGCCGGTGCAGCAGGTGGTCATCGGCAGCTGTACCAACTCTTCGTATAAGGACATGGCGACGGTGGCGGCCATCTTGAAGGGCCGGAGGATCGCCCCGACGGTAAGCCTGGTCGTGGCGCCGGGGTCCCGGCAGGTCCTCAAACAGATGATCGCCGCCGGAGTCCTGGAGACCCTCGTCGACGCCGGGGCGCGGATCCTCGAGGTGGCCTGCGGCCCGTGCAACGGCATCGGCCAGGCTCCGGCCTCGGGCGCCGTTTCGGTGCGGACGGTGAACCGCAACTACCGCGGGCGTTCCGGCACGCTCGACGCCCAGGTCTACCTGGCCAGCCCGGAGGTGGCGGCGGCCGCCGCGCTGACCGGGGTCCTGACCGACCCGCGGGACCTCGGGCCGTACCCCGCCGTTGACCTGCCGGCGGCCGTTCTGGTGGACGACTCGATGATCCTGCTGCCGCCCGCAGACGGGTCGGCGGTGGAAATTGTGCGCGGGCCGAACATCAAGCCCTTCCCGGCGACCGCGCCGCTGCCGGAGGACCTTTCCGGTCGGGTCATGATCAAGCTCGGGGACAACATCAGCACCGACGACATTATGCCGGCCGGCGCCCACCTGCTGTCGTTGCGCTCTAACATCCCGGCGATGGCCAGGTACATCTTCTCCCGGGTGGACCCGGAATTCGACCGGCGCCTGGAGCAGCAGCCCGGACCCTGGTTTGTCCTGGCGGGCGAGAACTACGGCCAGGGTTCCAGCCGTGAGCATGCGGTGATGGCCCCCCTGTCCCGCGGGCTGAAGGGCGTCATCGCCAAGTCGTTTGCCCGCATCCACCGGAACAACCTGATCAACTTCGGGATCCTGCCGCTGGCCCTGGCGGACCCGGAAGACTACACCCGGATCAGCGAGGGGGACGAACTGGAACTGAAGGGCAGCCGTTCGGCCCTTTCTTCGGACGGGCCGGTCGTGCTGGTCAACCGCACCAAAGGCCTGGAAATAGAGGCGCGGTGCGAGCTGAGCCCGCGCGAACGGGCGATTCTCCTGGCCGGCGGGCTGCTCAACTACGTGCGGGAGCAGGATAACTAG
- a CDS encoding DNA methyltransferase, with protein sequence MEPNKNNHESQEYLIVSRARFLERIGTLANQANLAALKAEAASLNSALKGRDAELVDPVDGEGMPLKIGPLLEEIRQILDAYTFERARYYAERLRKGFTEVKTSGINDINLRRWKDYDEILTDSLWVIDRRDTSGAHLGWYWGNYIPQIPHQLILRYTRKGELVVDPFVGSGTTLIECRRLGRHGLGVEINPDMVEKARELVASEENPYGIVTRLDAGDSRSYDFRAAVREMGFDAVDLYLMHPPYHDIIRFGDDPHDLSNAATTEEFLGMFGAVLDNTLPLLRRGRYVGIVIGDKYRRGEWIPLGFYCMQEVMKRGLSLKSIVVKNFDQTKGKRQQQELWRYRALAGGFYVFKHEYIFIFRKV encoded by the coding sequence TTGGAACCAAACAAGAACAACCACGAATCGCAGGAATATCTCATCGTCAGCCGCGCCAGGTTCCTGGAGCGCATCGGCACACTCGCCAACCAGGCGAACCTCGCCGCACTCAAGGCGGAAGCGGCCTCGCTCAACTCCGCTCTCAAGGGCCGGGACGCCGAACTGGTCGATCCCGTTGACGGCGAGGGGATGCCCCTGAAAATCGGGCCCCTGCTGGAGGAGATCCGGCAGATCCTTGACGCCTACACCTTCGAACGCGCCCGTTACTACGCCGAGCGGCTGCGGAAAGGGTTCACGGAGGTCAAGACCAGCGGCATCAACGACATCAACCTCCGCCGCTGGAAGGACTATGACGAAATCCTGACGGACAGCCTCTGGGTCATCGACCGCCGGGATACTTCGGGCGCCCACCTGGGCTGGTACTGGGGCAATTACATCCCCCAGATCCCCCACCAGCTCATACTGCGCTATACGAGGAAGGGGGAACTGGTCGTCGACCCCTTCGTGGGCAGCGGGACGACCCTTATTGAATGCCGGCGGCTGGGGCGGCACGGCCTGGGGGTGGAGATTAACCCGGACATGGTGGAGAAGGCGCGGGAACTTGTGGCGTCCGAGGAGAACCCGTACGGTATCGTGACCCGGCTTGACGCAGGAGACAGCCGCTCCTACGACTTCCGGGCCGCCGTCCGGGAGATGGGATTCGACGCCGTCGACCTGTACCTGATGCATCCCCCGTACCACGACATCATCCGGTTCGGCGATGACCCGCACGACCTGTCCAACGCCGCGACCACCGAGGAATTCCTCGGAATGTTCGGCGCGGTGCTGGACAACACCCTGCCCCTGCTGCGGCGGGGTCGTTACGTGGGGATCGTCATCGGAGACAAGTACCGCCGGGGGGAGTGGATCCCCCTGGGGTTTTACTGCATGCAGGAAGTGATGAAACGGGGGCTGTCCCTAAAAAGCATCGTGGTTAAGAACTTCGACCAGACCAAGGGCAAGCGGCAACAGCAGGAACTCTGGCGCTACCGCGCCCTGGCGGGCGGCTTCTACGTCTTTAAGCACGAGTACATATTTATCTTCCGCAAGGTTTAG
- a CDS encoding beta-propeller domain-containing protein, with protein sequence MHRRFLLGVTGLGILAALMITCLLLWPRASVAQRSPEPAAAEPSTFASYDELAGYLREQTALAERLDGLYSFYGPLRAMDAAGGAVGAAGQDMAAPSAKAPAPDHSATNVQVAGVDEADIVKTDGKYLYVLTHDRIVILAAYPAEGARVLSRVEFPGMPREAFIAHDRLAVFGQESETGEFLLLVYDVTDRARPVLERTVRTPGQYVTSRLIGDWSYVVLNEPVFRAMDGAEKPALPRLDVDGAERVVPPSRIHYFDVPDRAYQYTVVLAVNVRDKSRDVTEKTFLTGVSQNVFASPDHIYLTAPKPPDLVPYAERFFDELRPVLPPELRAKVDALRRSGAGIATKLDRAETMVDEYLNRLDAPGAAALEAKLREAYRKWQEEAAPEIARQRGMTVIHKLGVDGAAVTYLGRGEVPGRVLNQFSMDEYRGCFRIATTSDGFSFTGPWVTRNNVYVLDKDMRTVGRLEGLAAGERIYAARFMGERCYLVTFRQVDPLFVIDLQDPANPRALGELKIPGYSNYLHPYDENHLLGIGKEIAEGREAGLKIALFDVRDPAHPKETAKYVIEGADADSPALRDHKTLLFSREKHLLAIPVSTYPPYRIMAPEARIWPPPPIRGWQGAYVFHVGTDGIKLKGKVQHFTDPRPDYAPTPDTEIKRCLYIEDVLYTVSDLMVKMNRLDDLGEVNRVELP encoded by the coding sequence ATGCACAGGCGTTTTCTCCTGGGCGTGACCGGTTTGGGGATCCTGGCGGCGTTGATGATCACATGTCTACTCCTTTGGCCCCGGGCGTCGGTGGCCCAACGCTCCCCGGAGCCGGCTGCCGCCGAACCCTCCACGTTCGCCTCGTATGATGAATTGGCCGGTTACCTGCGGGAGCAGACGGCCCTGGCCGAAAGGCTGGACGGGCTCTATTCCTTTTATGGCCCGCTGCGCGCCATGGACGCGGCAGGCGGGGCTGTGGGGGCGGCCGGGCAGGACATGGCGGCGCCGTCGGCAAAGGCGCCGGCGCCCGACCACTCGGCCACGAACGTCCAGGTGGCGGGAGTGGACGAGGCCGACATCGTGAAAACCGACGGGAAGTACCTCTACGTCCTGACGCACGACCGTATCGTAATCCTTGCCGCCTACCCGGCGGAAGGCGCCCGGGTGCTTTCCCGCGTCGAGTTCCCGGGCATGCCGCGTGAAGCCTTTATCGCGCACGACCGGCTCGCGGTTTTCGGGCAGGAGAGCGAGACCGGGGAGTTCCTGCTCCTGGTGTACGACGTCACCGACCGCGCCCGGCCGGTGTTGGAGCGGACGGTGCGCACGCCCGGGCAGTATGTGACCTCCCGCCTGATCGGCGATTGGTCCTACGTCGTCCTGAACGAGCCCGTCTTCCGGGCTATGGACGGCGCGGAGAAGCCGGCTCTGCCCCGGCTTGACGTGGACGGCGCGGAGCGGGTCGTGCCGCCCAGCCGCATCCACTACTTTGATGTCCCGGACCGCGCCTACCAGTATACCGTTGTCCTGGCGGTCAACGTCCGGGACAAGAGCCGCGACGTCACCGAAAAGACCTTCCTCACCGGCGTTTCGCAGAACGTCTTCGCTTCCCCGGACCACATCTACCTGACCGCCCCGAAGCCGCCGGACCTGGTACCCTACGCCGAGCGCTTCTTCGACGAACTGCGGCCGGTCCTGCCCCCGGAACTGCGGGCGAAGGTCGACGCCCTGCGGCGGTCCGGGGCCGGCATCGCGACCAAGCTTGACCGGGCGGAGACGATGGTGGACGAGTACCTGAACCGGCTTGACGCCCCCGGCGCCGCCGCCCTGGAGGCTAAACTCCGGGAGGCCTACCGGAAGTGGCAGGAAGAGGCGGCCCCGGAAATAGCGCGGCAGCGCGGCATGACCGTCATCCACAAGCTGGGCGTCGACGGCGCTGCCGTGACCTACCTCGGCCGGGGCGAGGTGCCCGGCCGGGTGCTGAACCAGTTCTCCATGGACGAGTACCGGGGCTGCTTCCGGATCGCCACCACCTCGGACGGGTTCAGCTTCACCGGGCCCTGGGTGACTCGCAACAACGTCTACGTGCTGGATAAGGACATGCGGACCGTGGGCCGCCTTGAGGGCCTGGCCGCCGGGGAGCGCATCTACGCCGCGCGGTTCATGGGCGAGCGATGCTACCTGGTGACCTTCCGCCAGGTGGACCCGCTCTTCGTCATCGACCTGCAGGACCCCGCCAATCCGAGGGCGCTGGGTGAGTTGAAGATTCCCGGGTACTCCAACTACCTGCACCCCTACGACGAAAACCACTTGCTTGGGATCGGCAAAGAGATCGCGGAGGGGCGGGAGGCCGGTCTCAAGATCGCCCTCTTCGACGTGCGCGACCCGGCGCATCCGAAGGAAACGGCGAAGTACGTGATCGAAGGCGCCGACGCGGATTCCCCGGCCCTGCGCGACCATAAGACGCTCCTCTTCAGCCGGGAGAAGCACCTCCTGGCCATCCCGGTCTCGACGTACCCGCCGTACCGGATTATGGCGCCCGAGGCGCGGATCTGGCCGCCGCCGCCCATTCGCGGCTGGCAGGGCGCCTACGTCTTCCACGTCGGGACCGACGGCATCAAGCTCAAGGGCAAGGTGCAGCATTTTACCGACCCGCGGCCGGACTACGCGCCGACGCCGGACACCGAGATCAAGCGCTGCCTCTACATCGAGGACGTCCTCTACACCGTGTCGGACCTGATGGTCAAGATGAACCGCCTGGACGACCTCGGGGAGGTCAACCGGGTGGAGCTTCCGTAA